The following coding sequences lie in one Dehalobacter sp. 12DCB1 genomic window:
- a CDS encoding flagellar motor protein MotB gives MSKKKQHHEEHVDESWLLPYSDLLTLLLALFIVMFAISQVDKVKLQQLSESFKEIFAGGASFLEKESDQVVELEPSSSEDVFASELEQDKMADIKKQLEKEIYESGYYNNVKVNLDKEGLQIVIQDVMLFASGDAEILDAFSPLLLQIGKMLNDMDNDIKVVGHTDDRPIHTEKFRSNWELSVIRAINVMNFLVNQGGLNPERFSVQGYGQYSPISDNTVEEGRAENRRVEIFLLRKYPVAE, from the coding sequence ATGTCGAAGAAAAAGCAACACCATGAAGAACATGTTGATGAATCCTGGCTGCTGCCGTATTCCGACCTGCTGACGCTTCTGCTTGCACTTTTTATCGTTATGTTTGCCATAAGTCAAGTCGATAAAGTAAAACTGCAGCAGTTGAGCGAGTCTTTTAAGGAAATTTTTGCAGGTGGTGCCAGCTTTTTAGAAAAGGAAAGCGACCAAGTGGTAGAACTTGAGCCATCCAGTTCTGAGGATGTTTTTGCTTCTGAGCTTGAACAAGATAAGATGGCAGATATAAAAAAACAACTTGAAAAGGAAATCTATGAAAGCGGTTATTATAATAACGTCAAAGTAAATCTGGATAAGGAAGGTTTGCAGATCGTTATTCAGGATGTGATGCTTTTTGCGTCGGGTGATGCGGAAATCCTCGATGCGTTCTCCCCTCTCCTTCTGCAGATCGGGAAAATGCTAAATGATATGGATAACGATATAAAAGTCGTAGGCCACACGGACGACCGTCCCATCCATACTGAGAAGTTTCGTTCCAACTGGGAATTAAGCGTGATTCGTGCAATTAACGTCATGAATTTTCTGGTTAATCAGGGCGGACTGAATCCTGAAAGATTTTCAGTTCAGGGCTACGGGCAGTACTCCCCTATTTCCGATAATACGGTTGAGGAAGGCCGGGCAGAAAACAGGCGCGTTGAGATCTTCCTGCTTCGTAAGTATCCCGTTGCAGAATAA
- a CDS encoding diguanylate cyclase, with translation MLAMSYISMIVAYTFVLFGFYILKLNHKETLNRLSASLNFCFAYWSFIYSFLYLAPSPENALFWHRIAAIGWVMFCPLATHFFLALSEKTKNIQGIHWYIPLYGLPAILLFKTLLTNESLVAKVFVQSTSGLGWTYEPNIGSVWFWLYWFMLFAYLSVALFFTIRWGKNSQRRRFIKQAKSISILAGVMMLIGIGTDLILPLITPFIPPLFHFFSIFWGLGGIYMIRRYKLMDVNIAVTPDIILETVMDPIVLLDNKGIIRKCNQATFDLLKYDASEMLGRRFSDFFKAQKYNLQRTDLLFKNKSLRNIEFDMVDSSGKVISIMASFSVTETELDGIVGVVGNLHNITEYKAMSKTLEKMANYDKLTNLPNRRMFYNKLEKAIEKYHKHDQQFALVFIDLDGFKVINDTFGHDIGDQMLMKVSSLLAGVVRRQDVIARLGGDEFVLLFSRLQNKTELDGIMQRMQEKLVKPIMINNKICRVGMSFGISICPEDGMTPDELLKTADLRMYREKKYSN, from the coding sequence ATGCTGGCCATGTCTTATATATCGATGATTGTGGCGTATACCTTTGTCTTATTTGGTTTCTATATTTTAAAATTGAATCATAAGGAAACCTTAAACAGATTATCAGCCTCTCTGAATTTCTGTTTTGCATACTGGTCGTTCATTTATTCATTCCTTTATCTCGCTCCAAGTCCCGAGAATGCTTTATTCTGGCATCGGATCGCGGCGATTGGATGGGTGATGTTCTGTCCGCTGGCCACTCACTTTTTTCTGGCTCTATCGGAAAAAACAAAAAATATTCAGGGTATCCATTGGTATATCCCCTTGTATGGCCTGCCGGCAATTTTACTGTTTAAAACACTGTTGACAAATGAATCATTGGTCGCCAAAGTCTTTGTCCAGAGTACAAGCGGCCTGGGTTGGACGTATGAACCCAATATTGGTTCAGTCTGGTTTTGGCTGTATTGGTTTATGCTTTTTGCTTACTTAAGTGTTGCGCTGTTCTTTACCATAAGGTGGGGCAAAAACAGCCAAAGACGGAGGTTCATTAAACAAGCCAAAAGCATTTCGATTCTGGCGGGCGTCATGATGCTGATCGGGATCGGTACTGATTTGATCCTCCCTTTGATCACTCCATTTATTCCGCCTTTATTTCATTTTTTCTCGATCTTCTGGGGATTAGGCGGCATCTATATGATCCGAAGGTATAAACTGATGGATGTGAATATAGCGGTGACACCGGACATTATTTTGGAGACAGTGATGGATCCAATCGTTCTGCTTGATAATAAAGGAATTATCCGTAAATGCAACCAGGCGACATTTGACCTGCTGAAATATGATGCCAGTGAAATGCTCGGCCGGAGATTCTCAGATTTTTTTAAAGCTCAAAAGTATAACCTGCAAAGAACAGATTTGTTGTTTAAAAACAAGTCTTTGCGTAATATTGAGTTTGATATGGTTGATTCGTCAGGCAAAGTTATCAGTATTATGGCATCATTCTCGGTGACCGAAACCGAGCTTGACGGCATTGTCGGCGTTGTTGGCAATCTTCATAATATTACGGAATATAAAGCTATGTCTAAAACACTTGAAAAGATGGCGAATTACGATAAACTAACCAATCTTCCAAACCGCAGAATGTTTTACAACAAATTGGAGAAGGCCATTGAGAAATATCATAAGCATGATCAGCAATTTGCGCTGGTATTTATTGATTTAGATGGGTTTAAGGTCATTAACGATACCTTTGGCCACGACATCGGTGACCAAATGCTGATGAAGGTTTCGTCGCTCCTGGCCGGGGTGGTCAGACGGCAGGATGTAATAGCGCGTCTGGGCGGCGATGAATTTGTTCTATTATTTTCCAGATTGCAGAATAAGACAGAGCTTGACGGAATTATGCAGAGAATGCAGGAAAAGCTTGTCAAACCCATCATGATAAACAATAAGATTTGCCGGGTTGGAATGTCGTTTGGAATTAGTATATGTCCGGAGGATGGAATGACCCCTGACGAACTTTTGAAAACAGCTGATCTCCGCATGTATAGGGAGAAAAAATATTCAAATTAA
- a CDS encoding tetrahydromethanopterin S-methyltransferase subunit H, translating to MFKYDLTPKVCRICDMIIGGQPGDNPPLLISSIFHNGDRILESRRDRKFDREKARLYILRQEELSDQTGIPAIVAMTAVSADEMKEYIDFYLTISNRPFAIDIWGEKARLDTAEYAASLGIQDKILYNSITPWDKDMIGQAAVLKELGIKHVVLQVFDETNQTPSGRVQACREMLTAIGAKDFSSVLIDTTVMNLPSISFSALAGKQIKAETGWPVGSAPANGTYMWKESREMWGGEGFSAINAAVHAVSAVLWSDFLFYGPIKGAPSVLPAVAAASLMVSTLAYDESGELPASPTHPLYRFYGDFAQKLTEFDKTK from the coding sequence ATGTTTAAATATGACTTAACACCAAAAGTTTGCCGTATCTGTGACATGATTATCGGTGGCCAACCTGGAGATAATCCGCCTCTGCTTATATCCTCAATATTTCATAACGGAGACCGTATTCTAGAAAGCCGCCGTGACAGGAAATTTGATCGTGAAAAAGCCCGTTTATACATTCTCAGGCAGGAAGAGCTGTCCGATCAGACAGGGATACCTGCCATAGTCGCTATGACAGCGGTTTCCGCAGATGAGATGAAGGAATATATTGATTTTTACCTTACAATCAGCAACCGCCCTTTTGCTATTGACATTTGGGGCGAAAAAGCGCGTCTTGATACGGCAGAATATGCTGCCAGCCTTGGTATTCAGGACAAAATTTTATATAACAGCATTACACCTTGGGATAAAGACATGATCGGCCAGGCAGCGGTATTAAAAGAATTGGGAATCAAACACGTGGTCCTGCAGGTCTTCGATGAAACGAACCAGACTCCTTCCGGCAGGGTACAGGCATGCCGTGAAATGCTGACAGCCATTGGAGCAAAAGATTTTTCCTCAGTCTTAATCGATACGACCGTAATGAATCTTCCGTCTATTTCTTTTTCAGCCCTGGCAGGTAAACAAATCAAAGCGGAAACCGGCTGGCCGGTTGGATCAGCCCCTGCTAATGGGACGTATATGTGGAAAGAAAGCCGGGAAATGTGGGGTGGGGAAGGCTTTTCCGCCATAAATGCTGCAGTGCATGCAGTATCGGCCGTCCTGTGGAGCGATTTCCTATTTTATGGGCCGATCAAAGGGGCGCCAAGCGTACTGCCTGCTGTAGCTGCAGCTTCGCTGATGGTTTCTACCTTAGCATATGATGAAAGCGGGGAGCTGCCGGCTAGTCCAACACATCCGCTGTATAGATTTTATGGTGATTTTGCTCAGAAACTGACAGAATTTGATAAAACCAAATAA
- the cobT gene encoding nicotinate-nucleotide--dimethylbenzimidazole phosphoribosyltransferase, whose amino-acid sequence MSSLTKFHGLENLKNATGQELETALQELMGGIKALDQEALAGMKSRVDAKIKPLGSLGVLEDIAQQLAGIFGTTHPQINKKAVLLMAGDHGVVVEGVSAAPQEITKQMFYSYLNGGAGINVLARNAGADVICTDIGIATPFDAPELMAYRVKNGTDNMAKGPAMTRQEAILAILTGARIAANAIDSGVNLLATGEVGIGNTTPSAALISVFTGHSVEDVTGRGTGLKDDALINKQNVIKCAIEINQCDPASPIDTLAKIGGLEIAALVGAILEASYQHVPIILDGIISSAAAITAAKLAPLSTSYMIASHSSEELGQHLALHQLGLKPRLDFHMRLGEGTGAALMFPMVEAALKVADEMATFEQAAVTTGDF is encoded by the coding sequence ATGAGCAGCCTTACAAAATTTCATGGTTTGGAAAATCTGAAAAATGCGACTGGGCAGGAACTTGAAACTGCGTTACAAGAACTGATGGGCGGAATCAAAGCGCTCGATCAGGAAGCTTTGGCAGGTATGAAAAGCCGTGTAGATGCGAAAATTAAGCCCCTCGGAAGCTTAGGTGTCTTAGAGGATATTGCACAACAGCTCGCAGGCATATTTGGCACTACACACCCCCAAATCAATAAAAAAGCAGTCCTGCTTATGGCCGGAGATCATGGTGTTGTCGTCGAAGGCGTCAGTGCTGCACCTCAGGAAATCACGAAACAAATGTTCTATAGTTACCTAAATGGCGGTGCAGGCATCAATGTCCTCGCCCGGAACGCCGGAGCAGATGTTATTTGTACGGATATCGGCATTGCCACCCCATTCGACGCTCCTGAACTTATGGCCTACCGGGTTAAAAACGGAACAGACAATATGGCGAAAGGACCGGCAATGACCCGTCAAGAGGCCATACTTGCAATACTGACTGGTGCAAGGATTGCCGCCAATGCGATTGACTCTGGTGTTAATCTGTTAGCAACAGGTGAAGTCGGTATTGGCAATACAACACCGAGCGCTGCCTTAATCTCTGTGTTTACCGGTCACTCTGTTGAGGATGTTACTGGCCGCGGAACGGGCTTAAAAGATGATGCCCTGATTAATAAGCAAAACGTGATTAAATGCGCAATCGAAATTAATCAGTGTGACCCTGCCTCGCCGATTGATACCCTGGCTAAAATTGGTGGACTCGAAATTGCTGCGCTCGTTGGAGCAATCCTCGAAGCTTCCTATCAACATGTACCGATTATCCTCGATGGCATCATTTCATCTGCTGCAGCAATAACCGCAGCAAAACTGGCACCCCTATCCACTTCCTATATGATTGCTTCTCATAGTTCAGAAGAGCTTGGACAGCATCTAGCTCTTCATCAGCTTGGGCTCAAACCTAGACTTGACTTCCATATGAGACTTGGAGAAGGCACAGGTGCCGCCTTGATGTTCCCGATGGTCGAGGCAGCCCTTAAAGTCGCTGATGAAATGGCCACATTTGAACAAGCTGCAGTTACCACTGGAGACTTCTAA
- a CDS encoding type IA DNA topoisomerase, with translation MERILIIAEKPAQAREYATALGVKGKGQGWLENDQYVITWCIGHLLELERPEGYMDLERVGKRWSLNRLPVLPAVDSFRRTIKSQTRQQFQVLQKWLKSSEIKQVICGTDADREGQLLFQEVWDLVGCTKPLSRLWISSLTREAILEGMNQLRSGQAVEGLSAAGNGRAFADWDFGMNLTEGFTSLFGSFDTIRKKPNVISIGRVQTPTLALIVRREWEIEQFVAETYFEISASFSAEQGQYTGRWFDPAQENKRLNDRETAEKITAKTQGQRGKIIRAEQRKVSEAPPLLFDLTSLTVTASRRFGFSAEKVLELAQSLYDKKAITYPRTDCAYLPADMIPKLPAHLKALRQEPYQENVDEAMTYGVPQNKRVINTITAHHAIIPTTETVHWRKLPEAERQLFDLIARRFLAVWFPPAWYQQTEIVTEAAQEHFRSKGRILLNSGWKKVYDFEDTQDSEAESNGTTGKTRRKNKNRENRQDENTELPAVSQGDSVQTTEVWIDEKSTKPPKRFTQGDLLKAMEGAGKQIEDDVLRQQLKGKGLGTVATRPAIIENLLQRGYIRQEQKTLHPTEKGIQLISLIQDRLPHAAQLISAEMTGQLEYDLAQVERGELSLEKYMSEVEEAVIRIINELRAYEQKYGKTPLAQAPVRLAKTSKATRTENDPPRARENGPEKLGSCPRCGEGVIEGKKGYGCSNWKSGCGFVVWKTPICGKVLSQAQMKSLLKKGKTPLIKGFKSKSGKSFNACLVWEDAANGKLKFEFDH, from the coding sequence ATGGAAAGAATACTGATTATTGCTGAAAAACCGGCTCAGGCCCGGGAATATGCTACAGCCCTGGGGGTAAAAGGCAAAGGACAAGGCTGGCTCGAAAATGACCAGTATGTGATAACTTGGTGTATCGGTCATCTTCTGGAGCTGGAAAGGCCGGAAGGCTATATGGATCTAGAACGTGTCGGGAAACGCTGGAGTCTGAACCGTCTGCCTGTTCTACCGGCTGTCGATTCGTTTCGGCGTACAATCAAATCCCAAACGCGCCAACAATTTCAAGTTTTACAAAAATGGCTGAAATCTTCTGAAATCAAACAGGTTATTTGCGGAACGGACGCCGACAGGGAAGGGCAGCTTCTCTTTCAGGAAGTCTGGGATTTGGTGGGATGTACAAAACCGCTCTCGCGGCTTTGGATTTCTTCCCTGACGCGAGAGGCTATCCTAGAAGGCATGAATCAGTTAAGGTCGGGTCAAGCCGTCGAAGGTCTGTCAGCGGCAGGCAATGGCAGGGCCTTTGCGGACTGGGACTTTGGAATGAATCTGACCGAAGGCTTCACCTCTTTGTTTGGCAGCTTCGACACCATTCGCAAAAAACCGAATGTGATTTCCATCGGCAGGGTACAGACCCCGACACTGGCGCTGATCGTCCGCAGAGAGTGGGAAATTGAACAATTTGTTGCTGAAACCTATTTTGAAATCAGTGCATCCTTCTCAGCGGAGCAGGGACAGTACACCGGACGCTGGTTTGATCCTGCTCAGGAAAACAAACGCCTGAACGACAGGGAAACTGCCGAAAAAATTACTGCAAAAACACAGGGTCAGCGAGGGAAAATCATCCGGGCCGAACAAAGAAAGGTTTCCGAAGCTCCACCCTTGCTTTTCGATTTGACAAGCCTGACAGTCACAGCTTCCAGACGATTCGGATTTAGTGCCGAAAAGGTCCTGGAACTGGCCCAGTCTCTTTATGATAAAAAGGCTATCACCTACCCGCGTACGGATTGTGCTTATTTGCCCGCGGATATGATTCCGAAGCTGCCTGCTCACCTGAAAGCCCTGCGTCAGGAGCCTTATCAGGAAAATGTTGATGAAGCAATGACCTATGGTGTGCCTCAAAACAAACGGGTCATCAACACGATTACGGCTCACCATGCGATCATCCCTACAACGGAAACCGTTCATTGGCGTAAGCTACCGGAAGCCGAACGTCAGCTTTTTGACCTGATTGCGAGGCGTTTCCTGGCTGTCTGGTTTCCTCCTGCCTGGTATCAGCAGACGGAAATTGTTACAGAAGCGGCCCAGGAACATTTTCGCTCCAAAGGCAGGATTCTGCTCAACTCCGGCTGGAAAAAAGTCTACGATTTCGAAGACACTCAGGATTCCGAGGCTGAAAGCAACGGAACAACAGGAAAAACCAGGAGAAAAAACAAGAACCGCGAAAACCGGCAAGACGAAAACACAGAACTCCCGGCGGTCAGTCAGGGTGACTCTGTTCAGACGACTGAAGTCTGGATTGACGAAAAGAGCACCAAACCCCCGAAACGTTTCACCCAGGGTGATCTGCTTAAAGCGATGGAGGGTGCGGGTAAACAAATTGAAGACGATGTTCTGCGCCAGCAATTGAAAGGGAAGGGCCTCGGGACAGTAGCTACCCGGCCGGCGATTATTGAAAATCTGCTTCAGCGCGGCTATATCAGACAGGAGCAAAAAACGCTGCATCCGACCGAAAAAGGAATCCAGCTGATTTCTTTAATTCAAGACAGGCTTCCGCATGCAGCCCAGCTGATCAGCGCGGAAATGACCGGTCAGCTGGAATATGACTTGGCGCAGGTTGAACGAGGTGAACTTTCGCTGGAAAAGTACATGTCCGAGGTCGAGGAAGCGGTGATCCGAATCATCAATGAACTTCGGGCCTATGAACAAAAATATGGCAAAACGCCCCTGGCCCAGGCTCCGGTCCGATTAGCTAAAACATCAAAGGCCACTAGGACAGAAAATGATCCTCCGAGAGCCCGGGAAAACGGACCTGAAAAACTGGGTTCCTGTCCGCGGTGTGGAGAAGGTGTCATTGAAGGCAAAAAAGGTTACGGCTGCTCCAACTGGAAAAGCGGCTGTGGATTTGTAGTCTGGAAAACACCGATTTGCGGTAAAGTACTTAGTCAGGCCCAGATGAAAAGCCTATTGAAAAAAGGTAAAACACCCTTGATCAAAGGATTCAAATCCAAAAGCGGAAAATCTTTCAACGCCTGTCTGGTTTGGGAAGATGCCGCCAATGGAAAACTTAAATTTGAGTTTGATCATTAA
- a CDS encoding DNA topoisomerase III yields the protein MKSLVLAEKPSVAREIARVLKCNIKNKGFIEGPQYVVTWALGHLVTLAEPEDYDQKYKEWRMEDLPMLPEQLKLKVIRQTSQQYQTVSKLMKRNDIKELIIATDAGREGELVARWIMKLSNWKKPFKRLWISSQTDAAILEGFTKLKPGPDYNDLYDAAVCRAEADWLIGLNVTRALTCKYNAQLNSGRVQTPTLAIIVQREDEIKKFVPVDYWSIRADFGDFFADWHGKDGSRIHDYRQVEFLLGKLEKQSARIMQVKRESKSEPAPLAYDLTELQRDANRRLSFSAQKTSSTLQNLYERHKLVTYPRTDSRYLSADIVPTLPSRLKGLAAGPYAETAKKLLAQPYKPTKRLVDDSKVTDHHAIIPTEQPLKLGDLTHDEKSLYDLIVRRFLAVLSPPYRYDQLTVITGINGEMFYARGKVMKDPGWRSITSQQTESEESREDALPEQMLGKLEQGEERTIKTLKPQKGKTKPPARYTEATLLTAMENPRKFIEDEELRETMKGSGLGTPATRAEIIEKLLHTSYIERSGKELVPTSKGRQLISLVAPELRSPELTAQWEQALTDIARGNGSKTEFIKGIRIQAVELVHSIVSDSATYHADNITKTRCPVCKKYMQLVNGKRGKMLVCQDRACGHRQPEKERNTGFTSSKRASQVNQKLIAQYSDHQNIGSNLGDLLKEALNKQNKD from the coding sequence ATGAAATCGTTGGTCCTGGCTGAAAAGCCGAGTGTGGCCCGGGAAATTGCCCGGGTTCTTAAATGTAATATTAAAAACAAGGGTTTTATCGAAGGACCACAATACGTCGTTACTTGGGCTTTAGGACACCTGGTCACTTTAGCCGAACCTGAGGATTATGACCAAAAATATAAAGAATGGCGGATGGAAGATCTGCCAATGCTTCCGGAACAGTTAAAGCTCAAGGTGATTCGCCAGACTTCCCAGCAATATCAGACGGTAAGCAAACTGATGAAACGAAACGATATCAAAGAACTGATTATAGCCACTGATGCCGGACGAGAGGGTGAACTGGTCGCACGCTGGATCATGAAACTGAGTAATTGGAAGAAACCTTTCAAACGTCTCTGGATTTCTTCCCAGACCGATGCCGCCATCCTGGAAGGCTTCACGAAATTAAAGCCCGGACCTGACTATAATGATCTTTACGATGCCGCTGTTTGCAGGGCCGAAGCGGATTGGTTGATCGGCCTGAATGTGACCAGGGCTTTAACCTGTAAGTATAATGCCCAGCTGAATTCCGGAAGAGTGCAGACGCCGACGCTTGCCATAATTGTTCAGCGAGAGGACGAGATCAAGAAATTTGTTCCGGTCGATTACTGGTCAATCCGAGCGGACTTCGGTGACTTTTTTGCTGACTGGCACGGCAAAGACGGCAGCCGAATTCATGATTACCGGCAGGTTGAATTTCTGCTGGGCAAGCTGGAAAAGCAATCTGCAAGAATTATGCAGGTCAAGCGTGAGAGCAAAAGCGAACCAGCCCCACTGGCTTATGATCTTACTGAACTGCAGCGTGATGCGAATCGCAGACTTAGCTTTTCCGCCCAGAAAACTTCCAGCACGCTACAGAATTTATACGAACGGCATAAACTGGTTACCTACCCGCGTACGGACTCTCGCTATCTCTCCGCCGATATTGTACCGACCCTGCCGTCCAGGCTCAAGGGACTGGCCGCAGGGCCATATGCCGAAACGGCCAAAAAGCTTTTGGCACAGCCTTACAAGCCGACAAAACGACTCGTGGACGACAGCAAAGTAACGGATCATCATGCGATCATTCCGACTGAGCAGCCTTTAAAGCTCGGGGATCTGACCCATGATGAAAAATCCTTGTATGACCTGATTGTACGGCGCTTTCTGGCCGTTCTTTCTCCGCCGTACCGTTATGATCAACTGACGGTGATCACCGGTATTAATGGCGAAATGTTTTATGCAAGAGGAAAGGTGATGAAAGACCCGGGCTGGCGCTCTATCACTTCCCAGCAGACGGAATCGGAAGAAAGCAGGGAGGATGCTTTGCCTGAACAAATGCTCGGAAAACTGGAGCAGGGCGAGGAACGGACGATCAAAACCCTGAAGCCCCAAAAAGGGAAGACGAAACCGCCGGCACGCTATACGGAAGCCACTTTGCTCACAGCAATGGAAAACCCAAGGAAATTCATTGAAGATGAGGAGCTCCGGGAAACGATGAAGGGGAGCGGTCTCGGTACTCCGGCTACCAGGGCGGAAATTATTGAAAAACTGCTGCATACCAGTTATATTGAACGCAGCGGGAAAGAATTAGTGCCTACATCCAAAGGCCGTCAGCTGATCAGCCTTGTGGCTCCTGAACTTCGAAGTCCTGAGCTTACGGCTCAGTGGGAACAAGCTTTAACAGACATTGCTAGAGGGAACGGAAGCAAGACCGAATTCATTAAAGGAATTCGGATCCAAGCCGTTGAACTGGTTCACAGTATCGTCTCGGACAGCGCGACATATCACGCCGACAATATTACGAAAACTAGGTGTCCGGTCTGCAAAAAATACATGCAGCTGGTCAACGGCAAACGCGGTAAAATGCTTGTCTGTCAGGATCGGGCCTGCGGCCACCGTCAGCCGGAAAAAGAACGAAATACCGGCTTTACCAGTTCCAAGAGAGCAAGCCAGGTAAACCAAAAACTGATTGCCCAATACAGTGACCATCAAAATATTGGCAGCAATCTTGGCGATTTGCTTAAAGAGGCTCTGAATAAACAGAACAAAGATTAA
- the motA gene encoding flagellar motor stator protein MotA — MDIFLIIGIVVGALAVVVGMIVKGANVAVLLNPAAAIIILIGTTAAVMNSFPRKEFLNIPKVLAALFREKQPYDAVSLIELITDMAMTARKDGLLSLEQTIMEIEDRYLQKGLSLVVDGLEHDYIQEIMEMEIDNMEDRHRANASIFSAAGSYAPTLGVLGAVVGLIGALGNLNDTEKLGHMIAAAFVATLFGIFLGYVVCHPIASRLKRKSAAETKNMRIIVEGVLALQAGENPSSIKVRLTGMLDPKERKILEEKEKNKQGSGE, encoded by the coding sequence ATGGACATTTTTTTAATTATTGGAATCGTTGTAGGCGCTCTTGCCGTAGTCGTAGGCATGATTGTCAAAGGAGCCAATGTAGCTGTGCTGTTGAATCCAGCTGCGGCCATTATTATTCTGATCGGGACAACTGCAGCCGTGATGAACTCATTCCCAAGAAAAGAATTCTTGAACATTCCGAAAGTATTAGCTGCCCTTTTTCGAGAAAAACAACCGTATGATGCGGTGTCGTTGATTGAACTTATCACCGATATGGCGATGACAGCCCGTAAAGACGGCTTATTGTCCCTTGAACAGACGATTATGGAAATTGAAGACCGTTATTTGCAAAAAGGGCTAAGCCTGGTAGTTGACGGATTGGAGCATGACTATATTCAAGAAATTATGGAAATGGAAATTGATAATATGGAGGACCGTCACCGTGCCAATGCCTCGATATTTTCCGCGGCAGGCAGCTATGCTCCGACGCTGGGAGTATTAGGTGCGGTCGTAGGACTAATCGGAGCGCTCGGTAATTTAAATGATACGGAAAAACTTGGCCATATGATTGCCGCTGCATTCGTCGCGACATTGTTTGGTATTTTTCTCGGCTATGTTGTCTGTCACCCAATCGCTTCCCGCTTAAAAAGAAAATCTGCTGCCGAAACTAAGAATATGCGCATTATTGTCGAAGGAGTTCTGGCCCTTCAGGCCGGAGAGAACCCTAGCAGCATTAAAGTAAGATTGACTGGCATGCTCGATCCAAAAGAAAGAAAAATCCTAGAGGAAAAGGAAAAAAATAAACAAGGCAGCGGTGAATAA
- a CDS encoding NYN domain-containing protein, giving the protein MENDKKIAVLIDADNVSEKYIKYIFDEIANHGTPTYKRIYGDWTKPNLASWKTVLLNYSITPIQQYSYTTGKNATDAALIIDAMDILYSKSVDGFCIVSSDSDFTKLASRLREAGMYVIGMGEKKTPQPFIAACEKFKYLEVLGVIPASPYETNEQAKTRVQGTPQEGMASIDELIEAIKIIVTESSDEDGWAFLGEVGIKLNKRYPDFDTRNYGHVKLTPLIASLKQFEIQSRRTSNPNISHKYIRNKAEAEIGNKKTRTPEAIVSPEEYRVKPNVRSRTKSIKR; this is encoded by the coding sequence ATGGAAAATGACAAAAAAATTGCCGTGCTGATTGACGCAGACAATGTCTCAGAAAAATATATTAAATACATCTTTGATGAAATTGCGAATCACGGCACCCCGACCTATAAACGGATCTATGGAGACTGGACAAAGCCGAACCTCGCCTCCTGGAAAACAGTGCTGCTGAATTATTCGATCACACCGATACAGCAATATAGCTACACAACAGGGAAAAATGCTACCGACGCTGCCTTAATCATTGATGCGATGGACATTTTATATTCCAAAAGCGTTGATGGCTTTTGCATTGTTTCCAGCGACAGCGATTTTACAAAGCTAGCTTCCAGGCTTAGAGAAGCCGGCATGTATGTAATCGGCATGGGCGAGAAGAAAACACCACAGCCGTTTATCGCTGCCTGTGAAAAGTTTAAATACCTCGAGGTTCTAGGTGTCATTCCTGCAAGCCCCTATGAGACAAACGAACAGGCTAAAACGCGGGTGCAGGGGACACCTCAGGAAGGAATGGCCAGCATTGATGAACTTATTGAAGCCATCAAAATCATTGTCACAGAAAGTTCCGATGAAGATGGCTGGGCATTTTTAGGTGAAGTCGGCATCAAGCTGAATAAGCGCTATCCTGATTTTGATACCAGAAACTACGGCCACGTTAAACTGACACCGCTGATTGCTTCCTTAAAACAATTTGAAATTCAATCCCGCAGAACCAGTAATCCCAATATCAGCCATAAATATATCCGTAACAAGGCGGAGGCTGAAATAGGCAATAAAAAAACACGAACGCCCGAAGCAATCGTGTCTCCTGAAGAATATCGCGTTAAACCGAATGTCCGCTCCCGAACAAAGTCCATCAAACGTTAA